The Gloeomargarita lithophora Alchichica-D10 genomic sequence CACCACCCCCAAAATCGCCAGCACCGGCGCAAAAACCCCGTGGGCATCGGGCAACATTCCCATATTCATCCGCACCAGGGCATAGCCCCCCATTTTCAGCAAAATCCCCGCCAGCAACATATGTACCGGGGCGGTCGCCTCCCCGTGGGCATCGGGCAACCAGGTATGCAAAGGAAAAATCGGCAATTTCACCGCATAGGCAATCAAAAAAGCCGCATAGCACCACAACTGCAAGGCCAGGGGATAGGACTTAAGTGCCAATTCCCGCATATCAAAGCTGATCTTGTCCCCATAAAAGGCCATCGCCAACGCCGCCACCAAAATAAATAAAGAACCCACCGCCGTATAAACGATGAATTTATTGGCCGCATACTGGCGTTTTTTGCCCCCCCAAATTGCCAACAGCAGATACACCGGAATGAGTTCTAACTCCCAAACCAGGAAAAAGAGCAAAATATCCTGCACCGCAAACACGGCGATCTGCCCCCCGTACATCGCCAACATCAAAAAATAAAACAAGCGGGGCTTCAACGTCACCGGCCACGCCGCCAAAATCGCCAGGGTAGAGATAAACCCGGTCAACAGCACCAGGGGCATGGACAACCCATCCACCCCCACCGACCAATCCAGGCCAATCTGGGGCAACCACGGGTACCGCTCCACCAACTGCATTTCCGCCGAACTCAGGTCATACCCCTGCCAAAAGACATAACTAATCAACGCCAAATCCACCAAACCCACTCCCAGGGCATACCAGCGCACTGTCCGCCCGTCCTTATCCGGCACAATCGGGATCAGTAGCGAAGCCGCCACCGGGAACAAAATCACCGTCGTCAACCAGGGAAAATCCGCCACCACAAGCCCCACCTCCACCAAATGGTTATGAACCCGACACCAAAACCAAGCCCAGCACCGCCAACAAAATCACCAGGGCGTAGGTCTGCACCCGGCCATTATTCACATACTTCAACCCCTGCCCCGTCACCAGAGTCACCAACCCGGTCAAATTCACCAGCCCATCAATGATGCGATAGTCCGTCTCCAGGGCTTGCCGGGCCAACCGGCGCAAGGGACGGGCAAACCACCGCTCGTAGGATTCATCCAA encodes the following:
- a CDS encoding NAD(P)H-quinone oxidoreductase subunit 4; translation: MADFPWLTTVILFPVAASLLIPIVPDKDGRTVRWYALGVGLVDLALISYVFWQGYDLSSAEMQLVERYPWLPQIGLDWSVGVDGLSMPLVLLTGFISTLAILAAWPVTLKPRLFYFLMLAMYGGQIAVFAVQDILLFFLVWELELIPVYLLLAIWGGKKRQYAANKFIVYTAVGSLFILVAALAMAFYGDKISFDMRELALKSYPLALQLWCYAAFLIAYAVKLPIFPLHTWLPDAHGEATAPVHMLLAGILLKMGGYALVRMNMGMLPDAHGVFAPVLAILGVVNIIYAALTSFAQRNLKRKIAYSSISHMGFVLLGMASFTTTGLSGAVLQMVSHGLIGASLFFLVGATYDRTHTLILEEMGGVAQKMPKIFAMFTACSMASLALPGMSGFVAELMVFIGFATSDAYTLPFKALVLFLAAVGVILTPIYLLSMLRQIFFGPENQDLISHEKLVDAEPREVFIIACLLVPIIGVGFYPRLLTSIYDAKTTALTALVRQSVPRLQAPVGILTIPASRPTS